From a single Azospirillum fermentarium genomic region:
- the aroB gene encoding 3-dehydroquinate synthase, protein MTDTVRVELGPRSYDILVGDGLLAEAGARIAAVTGRRAPIIVTDSEVAPRHLPTLLASLEQAGIASADPIILPAGEKTKDFAHLADLMDAILGRGIERSATLVALGGGVVGDITGFAASIALRGIDFIQIPTTLLSQVDSSVGGKTGINTRQGKNLVGSFYQPKLVIADTATLGTLPQRHVLAGYAEVAKYGLIRLPAFFAWLEENGSKVIDGDSAARRHAVRVSCQAKADIVGADERESGDRALLNLGHTFGHALEAATGFSDTLLHGEAVAIGMVMAFDLSARLGLCPATDAARARAHLQAVGLPVSPADIPGVAWDVNELLGHMAKDKKVKDGRITFVLARALGDAFTLRNVAGELVRALLVDSLKA, encoded by the coding sequence ATGACCGACACCGTGCGCGTCGAGCTTGGCCCGCGCAGCTACGACATCCTGGTGGGCGACGGCCTGCTGGCGGAAGCCGGGGCCCGCATCGCCGCCGTCACCGGCCGCCGCGCCCCCATCATCGTCACCGATTCGGAGGTGGCGCCCCGCCACCTGCCCACGCTGCTCGCATCGCTGGAGCAGGCCGGGATCGCGTCCGCCGACCCCATCATCCTGCCGGCGGGTGAAAAGACCAAGGACTTCGCCCATCTGGCCGATCTGATGGACGCCATCCTCGGGCGCGGCATCGAACGGTCGGCCACGCTGGTGGCGCTGGGCGGCGGGGTGGTGGGCGACATCACCGGATTCGCCGCGTCCATCGCGCTGCGCGGCATCGATTTCATCCAGATCCCCACCACGCTTCTGTCGCAGGTGGACAGTTCGGTCGGCGGCAAGACCGGCATCAACACCCGCCAGGGCAAGAATCTGGTGGGCAGCTTCTACCAGCCCAAGCTGGTGATCGCCGACACCGCCACGCTCGGCACCCTGCCCCAGCGCCACGTGCTGGCCGGGTACGCCGAGGTGGCGAAGTACGGGCTGATCCGCCTGCCCGCCTTCTTCGCGTGGCTGGAGGAGAACGGGTCCAAGGTGATCGACGGCGACAGCGCCGCCCGCCGCCACGCGGTGCGGGTGAGCTGCCAGGCCAAGGCCGACATCGTGGGCGCGGACGAACGGGAAAGCGGCGACCGCGCGCTGCTCAACCTGGGCCACACCTTCGGCCACGCGCTGGAGGCGGCGACCGGCTTCAGCGACACCCTGCTGCACGGCGAGGCGGTGGCCATCGGCATGGTCATGGCCTTCGACCTGTCGGCGCGGTTGGGGCTGTGCCCGGCCACCGACGCGGCGCGGGCGCGGGCCCATCTCCAGGCCGTGGGCCTGCCGGTCAGCCCCGCCGACATCCCCGGCGTCGCCTGGGACGTGAACGAGCTGCTGGGCCACATGGCCAAGGACAAGAAGGTCAAGGACGGGCGCATCACCTTCGTCCTGGCCCGCGCGCTGGGCGACGCCTTCACCCTGCGCAACGTGGCCGGCGAGCTGGTGCGCGCCTTGCTGGTGGATTCTCTCAAGGCATGA
- a CDS encoding shikimate kinase yields the protein MSAPSASLAPAAAPPPFLPKRTVVLVGLMGAGKSAIGRRLANRLGLPFIDADTEIEAAAGCTIEEIFARDGEAAFRTAERRIIARLLTEQPVHVLATGGGAFMDPATRALIRDKGLSVWLKADLDILLARTARRTHRPLLRNGDPRAILQRLIDVRYPVYAEADLTVVSDDHPPDYTVDRVMEAIAPHSAVPSL from the coding sequence ATGTCCGCCCCGTCCGCATCCCTGGCCCCCGCCGCCGCCCCGCCGCCGTTCCTGCCGAAACGGACGGTGGTTCTGGTCGGGCTGATGGGGGCGGGCAAAAGCGCCATCGGCCGCCGGCTGGCCAACCGTCTGGGCCTGCCCTTCATCGACGCGGACACCGAGATCGAGGCGGCGGCGGGCTGCACCATCGAAGAGATCTTCGCCCGCGACGGGGAGGCGGCGTTCCGCACCGCCGAGCGGCGGATCATCGCCCGGCTGCTGACCGAACAGCCGGTGCACGTGCTGGCCACCGGCGGCGGCGCCTTCATGGACCCGGCCACCCGCGCGCTGATCCGCGACAAGGGGCTGTCGGTGTGGCTGAAGGCCGATCTCGACATCCTGCTGGCCCGCACCGCCCGGCGCACCCACCGGCCCCTGCTGAGGAACGGCGACCCGCGCGCCATCCTCCAGCGGCTGATCGACGTGCGCTATCCCGTCTATGCCGAGGCGGACCTGACGGTGGTCAGCGACGACCATCCCCCCGACTACACGGTGGACCGGGTGATGGAGGCCATCGCCCCCCATTCCGCCGTCCCCAGCTTGTGA